Below is a window of Pleurodeles waltl isolate 20211129_DDA chromosome 4_1, aPleWal1.hap1.20221129, whole genome shotgun sequence DNA.
gagcgctctaaataaatgttttaaggtcccaCTGCTCTACTAAGAGTGGTTCCAGGAAAAAAAAGTGTGCGCACATTTTGAAACGTTTGACAATATGAGGATAAGTATAATGTTCCTAGAATGCTAgaatgtaagcaagagtgatgattctatgATTTCAAAAAGAAATGTTGGGTGGGGAAAAAATGTAAGTCGGAAAAaagtttcactactatgaaattttaggtgataATTCTTTGAAgcttcatttagtaaaatgtattgatgattgctagtatttccccaaaatattcctaatgtaaaaatcagtgtagccattttcaacaaggttatgggaagcacaagaataaacaagctctggcaaaacgaatcgatccaacattttttgtgagtctttttggttttgtcaatgagtgtcttgttttgacatggtttttgtaccaCTTTGTGTGAGAGCTGCCGGGCCctcgccattgtaacaaacactggcaagaaggagaaaaaaatgtttttggtctccaGAAGCACAGATTGCCATCAGTGGTGTAACAACGGCCTGCAGCCCCCATCcaggggccccgtcagcacagcatgTGCccagagtgagtctggaggggggtcctCCATGTTTCTTTGCAGGGAGCCCCCTAAAGTTTTATTATGCCaaggattgccacagtagttcctggtactgaacaaaactaatttgtatgccaatatgctccttgtggaagagcagaatgcgatcactcacagtaaacccAGCCGATAACTAGAGAAATAGAaggttaataaaaacaaaatgtctttgttaatgccagacctaattagggacccaatttttaaagaaagtcacaaatatacacccatggtatatgtatttgaattagtggctttcatgaattcacaagaaatgtccaacctttctcggtatgggaaaagattagagaatagCTGGTGAAAATCATTAaatcatgcaagttagtaggtttgcagacattccatccctggaactattgcttactgcttcctccagccccagtatgtagatctgcagaaaagtggcaaaataaggaaattgctatagtagggaatgacattgcaagtattcaagccctactatactaGTAGCCGTGGCATAATCGGAGAGGCTATTACCAGaccacttacataatgagattgctgccataatttgtggcCTCACTACATGACACCACAGAGACAAGTAGATTATTTTTACGGGACAAGTAGGTTTCAGAAGCAACCTGTCCTACGGACAATTCCacacccttgtgtcctctcccatttaaaaaaaaaaaaatatatatatatatatatatatatatatatatatatataatttttttttttttttttctttcttttgatacaCGTTTTTGCTCATCTTTGTGGCCTGTATTTTCCACTTTGTACCTTGTACATACTTTCTGGATCCTTTTCTGAATGCTTCAACTCCGACGCACATCTCCCCGATATTTCAGCTTTTCGAATAATCACCAACACCTCCTCTAATAAGGCATCTCCATTGATCAATACCCTTTCTTTTATGGTGACATTATTTGAGTGCATGACCAACTGATCCTTTAAAAACTCGTCATGTAAATTTCCAATCAATGGCCAACTTCTTCAATTCTGCTACATAGTTACCACAGTTTCATCTTTATTTTGATTCAGTTGGAAAATGTATACTTTTAAAATGCCCATGCACACCTTGGGTGTAAAGTAAGTGTCCAAATCTTTCAAAGCTGCTTCAAATACATTAACATCACCACTTATTACTGCCTTGGACATCCTAGTAAGTTTTAAGTCCTAATGGTCCTAGAGAATGTAATATTCTTTCCTTTTTGTTCTGCTTTCATGTTGACCTTTCCATCCACCGCCTCTATATAATTAATAAATTACTCCTTCCATTCTGTCCATATATAATTGGTGGTTCAGACCCTGCCACCCAAATtgtttgggggggaggtggggttagTTGTAAAATTCTGTTGTGCCATATTAGTTATTAAATCTCTAGTCTTAAAAGTTCTGAAAGTGTTTTTTATGGTTACCACttcacttttaatttttatttctttattttaataaaatCTGTTACCTGTTTCAATTTACTCCGTTTATCCTCCTGCACACTCTATTTGCCATGTCCTCTAATACTCCAAAAATGGCCTCCAAATTAGGACACTCGTTTGACGTGCGCGGTACGTCGTGTAACCGCACTTGTCCTCCTAGAGGCTACACGCGAGATAATGTGCACGCACATTCTCTCCCATGAAATGAGAGTTCTGATGCTCACGGTATACTCGAGATATGCATCCGCTAACTTTAAACAACGCGCATTACAACCGTTGAACTACTGCTCTCCACAAAGTAGGTGTAAATGTCCTTTTCTCATGTTCTGAATGCTGCATTTATTCTCAAATCTGCCATGGCTTCATGAAATGTGATTTCTGTCCTTATTCGCTTCTTCCCGTTAGTCACCAAATTGTTGTGTACTCCTTCCTTCCACCTCGAGGTGTTAAATCCACCACGAATGTTGAATTAATCTTCTTTATTAAAGATAATAGCACAAACAGGAAATACGTCTGAACGGTAACCGGCGCTCATCTCCTCTCGCACTCTACATTCTCTCAAGCCCTACTCGTCACAGAACCATACCATGTCACCCACTCAATATTCTAATAACTAAGTAACGCAACACTTTTCAACAAGGGGTTGTAGATTCTAAGTGTTTGACTTAGAAAGGTTTAATGTATTGCACATGCTTGTTAAATCTAATGAGAATTCCTCTCTTTAAACTGATTGTTCATGTTTCTTTCTGCAGCCTATGAAACCCTTTCCGATGATAAGAGAAGAAGagagtatgaccaatttggccatgaaACTTTTACAAGTGGAAAAGGAGGCAAGGGAAGCACATTCCAGCACTCATTTAATTTTAACTTTGATGAAATGTTTAAAGACTTTGACATTTTTGGTGACAACCTAAACACACACTCCAAGAAACATTTTGACAACCATTTCCGGAGTCATCGGGAAGCTCATAGCAAGCAACGACACCGCTTtcaagatttttcttttggtggtgGACTATTTGACGATATGTTCGAGAACATGGAGAAAATGTTTACATTTGATGGGTTTGATGGCGCACGGAGACACACAGTGCGGACTGAGAACAGTTTCCATGGGTCAAGCAAGCACTGCCGGACAGTGACTCAGCGCCGAGGAAACATGGTCACTACCTACACAGACTGTTCAGGACAGTAGCTGTAGCTTCCTtttatcctcaggtggtgatgcaGAGAAAGCTGATGGTTCTCTATGCGCTCATGTTAATTGCTAGATGTTTAACCCTTAGGCACTTAAACTAATTCAAAATAGTATAAAACAATGCAGCCGAGTGCGGTGTCCAgtcaaatcattttttttaatttttttattttttttaaattatttttttgaaagGCTGCAAAACTGAATTGAGCATAAAAGAACAGTGTTTGCCTGTGGTATTGAAAGCATTCTTCATTGTTTTAAGTTGACTAGGAGAATGATGCAACCATGTCAGATGTTGGTTATCTAATACTAGTAGAATATAGCTGGGAATAAGATGTACCTGGTAAACTAAATTTACTTCTGCCCGAGTCACATTTTGCTTATATTATATTTTGCTTTCAGATATATAATTTAATTTGTGCTGCTTGGTGAAATGTTGCAGCTGTCCTCACGGTGAATGGCTGCTATCATAtcaatgttgtgtg
It encodes the following:
- the DNAJB9 gene encoding dnaJ homolog subfamily B member 9, which encodes MATMAPAHSVCTFAICILMISELILANRSYYDILGVPKNASERQIKKAFHKLAMKYHPDKNKSPDAESKFREIAEAYETLSDDKRRREYDQFGHETFTSGKGGKGSTFQHSFNFNFDEMFKDFDIFGDNLNTHSKKHFDNHFRSHREAHSKQRHRFQDFSFGGGLFDDMFENMEKMFTFDGFDGARRHTVRTENSFHGSSKHCRTVTQRRGNMVTTYTDCSGQ